The following are from one region of the Tissierellales bacterium genome:
- a CDS encoding oligopeptide/dipeptide ABC transporter ATP-binding protein, which translates to MEDILLEVKDLKTFFPIRGGFFNRITGYVKAVDGVSFYVEKGETLGLVGESGCGKSTLGRSILRLVEPMEGDVIFKDENILNFTKNEMLDTRREMQMIFQDPFSSLNPRKTVKEIVGQGYEIHQPNINKKQRDKLVSNLLDEVGLDPVYMSRYPHEFSGGQRQRVGVARALALNPDLIIADEPVSALDVSIQSQILNLLNELQQKLSLTYIFIAHDLSVVKHLSDRIGVMYLGKIVELADGDELYRNPLHPYTRALLSAIPIPEVGVKKEEILLEGDVPSPLNPPKGCRFHTRCRYSENICEETEPRFKDGGSNHYVACHLVK; encoded by the coding sequence GTGGAAGATATTTTATTAGAGGTAAAAGATTTAAAAACCTTTTTTCCAATAAGAGGGGGTTTTTTTAATAGAATAACAGGTTATGTAAAAGCCGTAGATGGGGTGTCCTTTTATGTAGAAAAAGGGGAAACTCTCGGACTAGTTGGGGAAAGTGGATGTGGTAAGTCTACCTTAGGAAGAAGTATATTAAGGCTTGTTGAACCGATGGAAGGGGATGTTATTTTTAAAGATGAAAATATATTAAACTTTACTAAAAATGAAATGTTAGATACTCGCAGGGAAATGCAAATGATTTTTCAAGATCCTTTTTCTTCCTTAAACCCGAGAAAAACTGTGAAAGAAATAGTTGGTCAAGGTTATGAAATACATCAACCTAATATAAATAAGAAACAAAGAGATAAATTAGTTTCTAATCTGTTAGATGAAGTAGGATTGGACCCTGTTTATATGTCTAGATATCCTCATGAATTTAGTGGAGGCCAAAGACAAAGAGTTGGAGTTGCAAGGGCTTTAGCATTGAATCCAGACTTAATTATTGCTGATGAGCCTGTATCTGCCTTAGATGTATCTATCCAATCCCAAATATTAAATTTGTTGAATGAACTTCAACAAAAATTGTCTTTAACCTATATATTTATAGCCCATGACCTAAGTGTAGTAAAACATTTAAGTGATAGAATAGGAGTTATGTATCTAGGAAAGATAGTGGAACTAGCAGATGGAGATGAATTATATAGAAACCCTTTACATCCTTATACTCGAGCTCTATTATCAGCTATACCAATTCCAGAAGTAGGAGTTAAAAAGGAAGAAATATTACTAGAAGGAGATGTACCTAGCCCATTAAATCCACCAAAGGGCTGTAGATTCCATACTAGGTGTAGGTATTCTGAAAATATATGTGAAGAAACTGAGCCAAGATTTAAGGATGGAGGAAGTAATCATTATGTGGCTTGTCATTTAGTAAAATAG
- a CDS encoding NlpC/P60 family protein codes for MEKVGVVKTTIGSLKQEPGFEKELADETLFGRTVKILEENEEGWYFVETDYRYKGYIHESQLLIDESCSKWDEEANHIFNWGIGDAMAEPRYQSFPILQLTRGAIIKLTGKEKEEWVEIEIPNGKIGWIRRDFVGERTRTRQGQNEKLLRKRVVETALTYLGTQYRWGGKSTLGIDCSGLCSITYLINGIIIYRDSQIKEEFGMKRISKEEIQLGDLLYYPGHVAMYIGNDKYIHATGKSSGVVINSLNPEDEDYREDLANIKEIATVF; via the coding sequence ATGGAAAAGGTTGGCGTTGTCAAAACTACTATAGGTTCTTTAAAACAAGAACCGGGATTTGAAAAAGAATTAGCAGATGAAACACTTTTTGGTAGAACCGTAAAAATACTAGAAGAAAATGAAGAAGGTTGGTATTTTGTTGAAACAGATTATAGATATAAAGGATATATTCACGAAAGTCAGTTATTGATAGATGAGAGCTGTAGTAAATGGGATGAAGAGGCAAATCATATATTTAATTGGGGTATTGGAGATGCAATGGCAGAACCAAGATACCAAAGTTTTCCCATTCTCCAATTGACAAGAGGTGCTATAATTAAACTTACAGGAAAAGAAAAAGAAGAATGGGTAGAAATTGAAATTCCCAATGGAAAAATAGGATGGATTAGAAGGGATTTTGTCGGGGAGAGGACCCGAACTAGACAAGGACAGAATGAAAAGCTTTTAAGAAAAAGGGTAGTAGAAACAGCCTTAACTTATTTAGGTACTCAATACCGCTGGGGTGGTAAATCCACTTTGGGAATTGATTGTTCTGGACTTTGTTCAATTACTTATTTAATAAATGGTATAATAATATATAGAGATTCACAGATTAAAGAAGAGTTTGGTATGAAAAGAATAAGTAAGGAAGAAATACAATTAGGAGATTTACTTTATTATCCTGGACATGTTGCCATGTACATAGGCAATGACAAGTATATTCATGCTACAGGTAAATCTAGTGGTGTAGTTATTAATAGCTTAAACCCCGAGGATGAAGATTATAGAGAGGATTTAGCTAATATAAAAGAAATAGCCACTGTATTTTAA
- a CDS encoding nucleoside recognition domain-containing protein — MINVIWAALLIIGFVVGAVTGNIEAVTEAAIENAKTGVELAMGLIGVMALWLGIMKIAEDSGLVEKIAKGLRPITVRLFPDVPEDHPAMGAMVMNIAANILGLGNAATPLGLKAMQELQELNEQKDTATDAMVMFLAINTSSVTLIPASTIAILTAAGATNPTNIIGPTIVATVASTVVAIIATKMLGKLPKYKLQSQYGETKK, encoded by the coding sequence ATGATTAATGTTATTTGGGCAGCATTATTAATTATTGGTTTCGTTGTAGGAGCAGTTACGGGAAATATAGAGGCAGTAACTGAGGCCGCTATTGAAAATGCAAAGACTGGAGTAGAACTAGCTATGGGGCTAATAGGGGTAATGGCCTTATGGCTAGGTATTATGAAAATTGCTGAGGATTCTGGTTTAGTTGAAAAAATTGCTAAAGGGTTAAGACCTATAACAGTTCGATTATTCCCAGATGTACCGGAAGATCATCCAGCTATGGGAGCTATGGTTATGAATATAGCAGCCAATATTCTTGGATTAGGAAATGCTGCTACACCTTTAGGGTTGAAGGCAATGCAAGAATTACAAGAGTTAAATGAACAGAAAGATACAGCTACAGATGCAATGGTAATGTTCTTAGCAATCAATACTTCATCTGTAACTTTAATACCAGCATCTACCATAGCTATTTTGACAGCTGCAGGTGCCACTAATCCAACAAATATTATAGGACCTACAATAGTAGCAACTGTAGCATCAACTGTTGTTGCTATTATTGCTACTAAAATGTTGGGGAAATTACCTAAATATAAGTTGCAAAGTCAGTATGGAGAAACTAAAAAATAA
- a CDS encoding spore maturation protein — MFVKIVEGISKYAIPFTFVGIILFGMIRKVKVYESFTEGAKEGFSTAVRIIPFLVAMLVAIGAFRASGAMDLLTKALSPITSAIGIPGEVLPMAFMRPLSGGGAQGVMSDMITTHGPDSLLGRMAAVMMGSTETTFYVLAVYFGSVAIKKSRHALPAGLLADLAGLLVAVYVSKLFFM, encoded by the coding sequence ATGTTTGTTAAGATTGTTGAAGGAATTTCAAAATATGCAATACCATTTACGTTTGTAGGAATAATTCTTTTTGGAATGATTAGGAAGGTTAAGGTATATGAGTCTTTTACTGAAGGAGCAAAAGAAGGCTTCAGTACAGCAGTAAGAATAATTCCTTTCCTTGTAGCTATGTTAGTTGCTATAGGGGCTTTTAGAGCATCTGGAGCTATGGATTTATTAACTAAGGCACTAAGTCCAATAACAAGTGCTATTGGAATACCTGGTGAAGTCCTACCCATGGCTTTCATGAGGCCACTATCAGGGGGAGGAGCCCAAGGGGTAATGTCTGATATGATTACTACCCATGGTCCTGATTCCCTATTAGGGCGAATGGCTGCAGTTATGATGGGGTCTACAGAAACTACTTTTTATGTATTAGCAGTATACTTTGGATCTGTAGCAATTAAGAAATCAAGGCACGCGTTGCCAGCAGGCTTATTAGCTGATTTAGCTGGATTATTAGTAGCGGTATATGTTTCAAAACTGTTTTTTATGTAG
- a CDS encoding LD-carboxypeptidase → MLRPKGLKFGDRLGLISPASPTSKENVEKAYKQLMKMGFKVEVGESCYEEYGYLAGSDKSRAEELNNMFEDENIDGIICMRGGYGTPRILELLDYEAIKNNPKVFIGYSDITALHIAINQKSNLVTFHGPMVASNMIEDFDDFSKNSLYNSVLENNLIGELVNPPEEEIEIINGGIAEGKIIGGNLCLLADTLGTPYEIDTKGKILFIEEIGEEPYCIDRMFTQLRLAGKFKDASGIILGDFNNCEAKTSEYADSLSLRQVIKDIIKPLGKPTIYNFQSGHCQPMITIPFGIKAKLDATNRQLIIN, encoded by the coding sequence ATGTTAAGACCAAAAGGATTGAAATTTGGGGATAGACTGGGATTAATATCTCCCGCCAGTCCTACTTCTAAGGAAAATGTTGAAAAAGCCTATAAACAATTAATGAAAATGGGCTTTAAAGTCGAAGTAGGAGAAAGTTGTTATGAAGAATATGGATATCTTGCAGGCTCAGATAAATCAAGGGCAGAAGAACTTAATAATATGTTTGAAGATGAAAATATTGACGGTATTATCTGTATGAGGGGCGGATATGGAACCCCAAGAATATTAGAATTATTAGACTATGAAGCAATAAAAAATAATCCCAAAGTATTTATAGGCTATAGTGATATAACAGCTCTCCATATAGCTATAAATCAAAAATCAAACTTAGTAACCTTCCACGGACCAATGGTAGCATCTAATATGATTGAAGACTTTGATGATTTTTCAAAGAATAGTTTATATAATTCAGTATTAGAAAATAACTTGATAGGAGAACTTGTAAACCCTCCAGAGGAAGAAATAGAAATAATAAATGGAGGAATAGCAGAAGGGAAGATAATTGGAGGAAATTTATGTCTACTTGCTGATACCTTAGGAACACCTTATGAAATTGACACAAAAGGAAAGATATTATTTATTGAAGAAATAGGAGAAGAACCTTATTGTATAGATAGGATGTTTACCCAGTTAAGATTAGCTGGAAAGTTTAAAGATGCCAGTGGAATTATTTTAGGAGATTTTAACAATTGCGAGGCTAAAACTTCTGAATATGCAGACAGTCTTTCCTTAAGGCAGGTTATTAAGGACATTATAAAGCCTTTAGGCAAACCAACAATATATAATTTCCAATCAGGCCATTGCCAGCCAATGATAACCATCCCCTTCGGGATAAAAGCGAAACTTGACGCAACAAATAGACAATTAATTATAAACTGA
- a CDS encoding DUF523 domain-containing protein, producing MVLYIVSACFAGIKCRYDGRDNTDERVKRLVEEGKAVPVCPEVLGGLSIPRTPCEIIMNNDNIKVINKNGEDCTEKFLEGAKKTLAIAKVVGAKKAILKSKSPSCGNGKIYDGSFSGILTEGKGITAGLLLNNGIKVCTEKDLTEKELKI from the coding sequence GTGGTATTGTACATAGTAAGTGCATGTTTTGCAGGAATTAAATGTAGGTATGATGGAAGGGATAATACAGATGAAAGAGTAAAAAGATTAGTGGAAGAAGGTAAGGCTGTACCAGTATGTCCAGAAGTATTAGGAGGACTTTCAATTCCAAGAACTCCTTGCGAAATTATCATGAATAATGATAATATTAAGGTAATAAATAAGAATGGCGAAGATTGTACAGAAAAGTTTTTAGAGGGAGCTAAAAAGACATTAGCAATTGCAAAGGTAGTAGGGGCAAAAAAAGCAATACTTAAATCTAAAAGTCCTTCTTGTGGAAATGGTAAAATATATGATGGGAGTTTCAGTGGTATATTAACTGAGGGGAAAGGAATAACAGCTGGGTTATTACTTAATAATGGTATAAAGGTATGTACAGAAAAAGATTTAACGGAAAAAGAGTTGAAAATTTAG